One window from the genome of Anopheles merus strain MAF chromosome 3R, AmerM5.1, whole genome shotgun sequence encodes:
- the LOC121595253 gene encoding general odorant-binding protein 45-like produces MFTTRLLVGALVSVGLTACSFAFTEHGAIVQSIVQAQHECVTYLNLPKHRLYQYLMYNYSNDAKTKQMLRCVGLILQWWKSDGTLNEHVLAQYFMPDTSDSDFYNRTYRCIERKAPVEDDLCSRAFETFQCYLQQYGELLNCPKVVPLSDERLTETMHFCLDVLDIPFSDFEQWTSSSELFLHTEPARCLLRCFTIRAGLYSDQHGPFADRFKLQFGAPKPDVFDNELEGDYCVARLRREGHDACSLAARSLYECYYFADTLLPTFERILPLLRLVLHQPEVETPEME; encoded by the coding sequence ATGTTCACCACTCGGTTGTTGGTCGGAGCTCTCGTGTCAGTTGGCCTAACGGCTTGTTCCTTTGCATTCACCGAACATGGTGCGATCGTACAGAGCATTGTGCAAGCACAGCACGAGTGTGTAACGTACCTGAACCTCCCAAAGCATCGCTTATATCAGTACCTCATGTACAACTATTCAAACGATGCCAAAACCAAGCAAATGCTTCGCTGCGTCGGATTGATTCTGCAATGGTGGAAGTCGGATGGAACGCTAAACGAGCACGTGTTAGCACAGTACTTCATGCCGGACACCAGTGACTCAGATTTCTATAATCGAACGTACCGTTGCATTGAGCGTAAAGCACCGGTAGAAGACGACCTGTGCAGCAGAGCGTTCGAGACGTTCCAGTGTTACCTGCAGCAGTACGGCGAACTGCTCAACTGTCCCAAGGTGGTACCGCTGAGCGACGAGCGACTCACCGAAACCATGCACTTTTGTCTCGATGTGCTGGACATTCCGTTCTCGGACTTTGAGCAGTGGACTTCATCCAGCGAGCTGTTTCTGCACACCGAACCAGCTCGTTGCCTGTTGCGATGCTTCACCATCCGGGCAGGACTTTATTCGGACCAGCACGGACCATTTGCGGATCGGTTTAAGCTACAGTTCGGTGCACCCAAACCGGACGTATTCGACAACGAGCTCGAGGGAGACTACTGTGTCGCACGATTGCGCCGGGAAGGACATGACGCATGCTCGCTGGCGGCACGATCTCTTTACGAGTGTTACTACTTTGCCGACACCCTGCTGCCTACTTTCGAGCGAATATTGCCCCTACTGCGACTCGTGCTGCACCAACCTGAAGTGGAGACACCCGAAATGGAGTAA